A region of Vanessa cardui chromosome 1, ilVanCard2.1, whole genome shotgun sequence DNA encodes the following proteins:
- the LOC124534131 gene encoding outer dense fiber protein 3-B-like: MPWGWECRAKLVKQVPAKPTKSRRPVSGAQQCPAPNHYETPEIFCGKGYSLIKRAPAFTFGHLTPLSLTKPTVLKSAPLLDTSGFGRKGHYRIKNTVFSPRLDPPQEKMKGPGPGTYEPRNEVVYKRPPAYTMRPAAHPPYEPWDQWTPSPNMYWPRIPGKKSFPAYTFGSIIKQLSCQIYPSPGDHEPKFEYVQKSKPAYSFGAPYKPLKPAKVPPPNTYCEKRFMYPKRTIPAPSFGIRHTRYLGKQQEYLKPSKLDLVISGEN; this comes from the exons ATGCCGTGGGGTTGGGAGTGTAGAGCCAAACTGGTAAAGCAAGTACCAGCGAAGCCGACGAAATCTCGTCGTCCAGTTTCCGGTGCTCAGCAATGTCCAGCGCCAAATCACTATGAAACTCCAGAAATATTCT gtgGAAAAGGATATTCACTCATTAAACGCGCACCTGCAtttaccttcggacatctcaCGCCTCTATCTCTAACTAAGCCGACAGTTTTAAAATCTGCGCCTTTGTTGGACACAAGTGGCTTCGGACGAAAAG gtCATTACAGAATTAAGAATACTGTTTTCTCACCTCGACTCGATCCTCCACAAGAGAAAATGAAAGGCCCAGGACCTGGAACATACGAACCTCGTAATGAGGTGGTGTATAAACGACCTCCAGCTTACACTATGCGTCCTGCAGCACATCCACCGTATGAGCCATGGGATCAGTGGACTCCATCGCCAAACATGTACTGGCCTCGCATTCCAGGAAAAAA gaGTTTTCCAGCATATACTTTTGgcagtataataaaacaattgagtTGTCAAATATATCCAAGCCCTGGTGACCATGAGCCTAAATTCGAATATGTTCAGAAAAGTAAACCAGCTTATTCATTCGGAGCACCCTATAAACCGTTAAAGCCTGCTAAAGTTCCACCTCCGAACACCTATTGCGAGAAAAGG TTCATGTATCCAAAAAGAACGATTCCAGCTCCATCATTTGGTATTCGTCATACACGTTATCTTGGCAAGCAGCAAGAATACCTTAAGCCATCTAAACTGGACCTTGTCATTTCTGGAGAAAATTGA